A genomic region of Raphanus sativus cultivar WK10039 chromosome 6, ASM80110v3, whole genome shotgun sequence contains the following coding sequences:
- the LOC108805924 gene encoding LOW QUALITY PROTEIN: DNA mismatch repair protein MSH7 (The sequence of the model RefSeq protein was modified relative to this genomic sequence to represent the inferred CDS: inserted 2 bases in 2 codons; deleted 1 base in 1 codon): MQRQKSILSFFQKPSPATQGPVSGDPTRGGGGLRSTAKVNSDASVRSVERNVPKPVEDDDVRGVDTPPEKVPRRVLPSNFKAAAESAGGGGGASSLFSSIMHKFVKVDVPPERSGERNVAAPLRDSSVSVMPESVFPERRLNNAQPQDRDRISSFTGRDNLRSVEDEDVLGPDTPGTRPSVPRLKRVLEDGMGFTENKVSLFDSNKRMKLFEDRICGEKKQVNEGTKFEWLEPSRIRDANRRRPDDPLYDRKTLYIPTDVFKKMSASQKQYWSVKSEYMDVVLFFKVGKFYELYEVDAELGHKELDWKMTMSGVGKCRQVGISESGIDDAVQKLLARGYKVGRIEQLETSDQTKARGSNTIIPRKLVQVLTPSTASEGNLGLDPVHLLAIKEVKMELEKCSTVYGFAFVDCAALRFWVGSISDDASCAALGALLMQVSPKEVIYDSKGLSRETQQALRKYTLTGSTAVQLNPLPQQMGDADACGVRNMIESSGYFRGSSESWKSAVDGLTESGIALSALGELVNHLSRLKLEDVLKNGDIHPYKVYSGCLRIDGQTMVNLEIFNNSCDGGHSGTLYKFLDNCVSPTGKRLLRNWICHPLKDIESINKRLDVVEEFTANSEIMQITGQYLHKLPDLERLLGRIKSTVQSSAYLLPALLGKKVLKQRVKSFGQLVKGFRSGIDLLLAVQKEPNMIRLLCKLCKLPILVGKSGLELFLSQFEAAIDSDFPDYQNHDVTEDNAETLTILIDLFIEKAKEWSEVIHTISCLDVLRSFAISASLSAGSMARPVIFPESKSTIQNQETNGPILKIQGLWHPFAVAADGQLPVPNDLLLGEARSSSVHPRSLLLTGPNMGGKSTLLRATCLAVIFAQLGCYVPCETCELSLVDTIFTRLGASDRIMTGESTFLVECTEAASVLQNATQDSLVILDELGRGTSTFDGYAIAYSVFRHMVERVKCRMLXATHYHPLTKEFSAHPRVTLKHMACAFKSRSDQEPGGCDXDLVFLYRLAGGACPESYGLQVALMAGIPKQVVETASVAAQAMKRSIGENFKSSELRSEFSSLHEEWLKTLVGISQVVDNDKAMFEEEDVSDMLICLWHEIRSSCSVAK, encoded by the exons ATGCAGCGCCAGAAATCGATTCTGTCTTTCTTCCAGAAACCGTCGCCGGCGACTCAGGGTCCAGTTTCTGGCGATCCTACTCGCGGCGGAGGAGGTTTACGATCTACCGCGAAGGTTAACAGCGACGCTTCGGTACGCTCTGTGGAGCGAAATGTGCCGAAACCTGTGGAAGATGATGACGTTAGAGGAGTGGATACTCCGCCGGAGAAAGTTCCTCGTCGCGTCTTGCCGTCTAACTTCAAGGCGGCGGCTGAATCcgccggtggtggtggtggtgcttCGTCTCTCTTCTCCAGTATCATGCATAAGTTTGTGAAAGTCGATGTTCCTCCTGAACGTTCTGGAGAGAG GAACGTTGCTGCTCCGCTTCGTGATTCATCTGTATCTGTGATGCCTGAGAGTGTTTTTCCTGAACGTCGTTTGAATAATGCTCAACCTCAAGATAGAGACCGTATTTCTAGCTTCACTGGGAGAGATAATCTAAGATCAGTAGAAGATGAGGATGTTCTTGGCCCAGATACACCAGGGACGCGTCCAAGTGTTCCTCGTTTGAAGCGAGTTCTGGAGGATGGGATGGGTTTTACTGAGAATAAGGTCTCTCTATTTGATTCTAACAAAAGGATGAAACTGTTTGAGGATCGAATCTGTGGAGAGAAAAAACAAGTAAACGAAGGGACCAAGTTCGAATGGCTTGAGCCTTCTCGGATCAGGGATGCTAATAGAAGGCGGCCTGATGATCCCCTTTACGATAGGAAGACCCTCTACATACCAACTGacgttttcaaaaaaatgtctGCGTCGCAGAAGCAGTATTGGAGTGTCAAGAGTGAGTATATGGATGTTGTGCTTTTCTTTAAAGTG GGGAAATTTTATGAGCTGTATGAGGTAGATGCAGAATTAGGTCACAAGGAGCTTGACTGGAAGATGACCATGAGCGGTGTGGGAAAATGCAGACAG GTTGGTATCTCTGAAAGTGGGATAGATGATGCAGTGCAAAAGCTATTAGCTCGTGG ATATAAAGTTGGAAGAATCGAGCAGTTAGAAACATCTGACCAGACAAAAGCCAGAGGTTCAAATACT ATAATACCGAGGAAGCTAGTTCAAGTGTTAACCCCATCAACAGCAAGCGAGGGTAACCTAGGGCTTGATCCCGTCCATCTACTTGCTATAAAAGAG GTCAAAATGGAGCTAGAAAAGTGTTCAACTGTATATGGATTTGCTTTCGTTGACTGTGCTGCCTTGAGATTTTGGGTTGGGTCCATCAGTGATGATGCTTCATGCGCTGCTCTTGGAGCTTTATTGATGCAG GTTTCTCCAAAAGAAGTGATATATGACAGTAAAG GGCTATCAAGAGAGACCCAACAGGCTCTAAGGAAATATACATTGACAG GGTCTACGGCGGTACAATTGAATCCACTACCACAACAAATGGGGGATGCAGATGCTTGTGGAGTGAGAAATATGATAGAATCCAGTGGATACTTCAGAGGTTCTTCTGAATCGTGGAAATCTGCTGTTGATGGTCTAACTGAATCTGGAATTGCTCTTAGTGCTCTTGGAGAGCTAGTCAATCATCTTTCTAGGCTAAAG CTAGAAGATGTACTTAAGAATGGGGATATTCATCCCTACAAAGTTTACAGCGGTTGTCTAAGAATTGATGGCCAGACGATGGTAAATCTGGAGATATTCAACAATAGCTGTGATGGTGGTCATTCAG GGACCTTGTACAAATTTCTTGATAACTGTGTTAGTCCGACTGGTAAGCGGCTGTTAAGAAATTGGATCTGCCATCCCCTCAAAGATATAGAAAGTATCAATAAAAGACTCGATGTGGTCGAAGAATTCACGGCAAACTCAGAAATTATGCAAATCACTGGCCAGTATCTCCATAAACTTCCAGACTTAGAAAGGCTGCTCGGACGCATTAAGTCTACCGTTCAGTCATCAGCCTATCTTTTGCCTGCTCTCCTTGGGAAAAAAGTGCTGAAACAACGA GTTAAATCATTTGGGCAACTTGTGAAAGGGTTCAGAAGTGGAATTGATCTTTTGTTGGCTGTACAGAAGGAACCGAATATGATTAGACTGCTTTGTAAGCTCTGTAAACTTCCTATATTAGTG GGAAAAAGCGGGCTTGAGTTATTCCTTTCTCAATTCGAAGCAGCCATAGATAGTGACTTTCCAGATTATCAG AACCATGATGTGACAGAGGATAATGCGGAAACTCTCACAATACTCATTGATCTATTTATAGAAAAAGCCAAAGAGTGGTCTGAGGTCATTCACACCATTAGCTGCCTCGATGTCCTGAGATCCTTTGCAATCTCTGCAAGTCTCTCTGCTGGAAGCATGGCCAGGCCTGTTATATTCCCTGAATCGAAAAGTACAATTCAGAATCAGGAAACAAATGGGCCAATACTTAAAATCCAAGGGCTGTGGCATCCATTTGCAGTTGCAGCTGATGGTCAACTTCCTGTTCCAAATGATCTACTCCTTGGCGAGGCTAGAAGCAGCAGTGTTCATCCTCGGTCGTTGTTACTAACAGGACCAAACATGGGTGGAAAATCAACTCTTCTTCGTGCAACATGTCTTGCTGTTATCTTTGCTCAG CTTGGTTGTTACGTGCCTTGTGAGACATGTGAACTCTCTCTCGTAGATACTATCTTCACAAGGCTTGGCGCATCTGATAGAATCATGACAGGAGAGa GCACCTTCTTGGTAGAATGCACTGAGGCGGCGTCAGTTCTTCAAAACGCAACTCAGGATTCACTAGTAATCCTTGACGAACTGGGCAGAGGAACTAGTACTTTCGATGGCTACGCCATTGCATATTCT GTTTTCCGTCACATGGTAGAGAGAGTCAAGTGCAGGATGC TTGCAACGCATTACCATCCTCTCACCAAGGAGTTCTCGGCCCACCCGCGGGTCACCTTGAAACACATGGCTTGCGCATTCAAATCAAGATCCGACCAAGAACCAGGTGGCTGCG AAGACTTAGTTTTCTTGTACCGGCTAGCTGGGGGAGCTTGTCCTGAGAGCTATGGGCTTCAAGTAGCACTCATGGCGGGAATACCAAAGCAAGTGGTTGAGACAGCATCGGTGGCGGCTCAAGCCATGAAGAGATCGATTGGAGAAAACTTCAAGTCAAGTGAGCTAAGGTCTGAGTTCTCAAGTCTGCACGAAGAATGGCTCAAGACATTGGTGGGTATCTCTCAAGTCGTCGACAACGACAAGGCCATGTTTGAGGAGGAGGATGTCTCTGACATGTTAATTTGCTTATGGCATGAGATCAGATCTTCTTGCTCTGTTGCCAAGTAA
- the LOC130496815 gene encoding transcription termination factor MTERF2, chloroplastic-like, with translation MYSLILHGRSLIQFPKRRSFSVPVTLFQNASTPFSTSSSSVADVSPRDSRKGKKNFTVSYLVGSLGLSTKLAESISRRVSFDDKTNPDSVLSLFRSHGFTDSQISTIITDNPRLLLLDAEKSLAPKLNSLQSRGRGADELTEIVSKVPRILDKREGRSINLYYDVVKEIIVEADKIPKESCSSSSRRGNKMRNVLVLRDLGMPQKLFLPLLITLAEPICGKERFEVSLKKVIDMGFDPTTSKFVTALRMLYQMSDKTVEEKVNLYKTLGFAVGDVWEMFKKYPFSLAYSEKKITRTFETFLGLGVTREEFAGMIMSSPQCIGFSAEALRRKTEFLVEKMNWPLKALVSRPQVYNYSMEKMIVPRSNVIGALMSRGLLRDGVSEQPPPLPSVFACTEQAFLNRYVLKVDDEELVAELMAIFNADSGS, from the coding sequence ATGTATTCTCTGATACTCcatggaagaagcttgatccaATTTCCGAAACGGCGTAGCTTCAGTGTTCCAGTCACCCTTTTCCAAAACGCATCCACTCCCTTCTCCACCTCCTCAAGTTCCGTCGCTGACGTGAGCCCTAGAGATAGCCGAAAAGGTAAGAAGAACTTCACTGTATCTTACCTCGTTGGTTCACTGGGTTTATCCACAAAACTCGCCGAGTCGATCTCGAGAAGAGTCAGCTTCGATGACAAGACCAATCCCGATTCCGTTCTCAGTCTTTTCAGGAGCCACGGGTTCACAGATTCCCAGATCTCCACCATCATTACCGACAACCCGCGGTTGCTTTTACTAGACGCTGAGAAATCACTCGCTCCGAAGCTTAACTCCCTGCAGTCTCGAGGAAGAGGAGCTGATGAGCTCACTGAGATCGTTTCGAAAGTTCCGAGAATCTTGGACAAGAGAGAAGGCAGATCCATTAACCTCTACTACGACGTCGTCAAAGAGATTATTGTTGAAGCGGATAAGATTCCCAAAGAGTcatgtagtagtagtagtaggcGGGGGAACAAAATGAGAAACGTTTTGGTTTTGAGAGATTTAGGCATGCCTCAGAAGCTCTTCTTGCCCTTGCTTATCACCCTCGCCGAACCCATCTGCGGGAAAGAAAGATTCGAAGTGTCTCTCAAGAAGGTCATTGACATGGGTTTCGATCCGACGACCTCGAAGTTCGTCACAGCTCTGCGTATGCTTTACCAGATGAGCGACAAGACGGTCGAAGAGAAAGTTAATCTCTATAAAACGTTGGGGTTTGCTGTCGGAGACGTATGGGAGATGTTCAAGAAGTATCCGTTCTCTCTGGCTTACTCTGAGAAGAAGATAACGAGGACGTTTGAGACGTTTCTAGGGTTAGGAGTGACTAGAGAGGAGTTCGCGGGGATGATCATGAGCAGTCCTCAGTGCATTGGGTTTTCCGCGGAGGCGTTGAGGAGGAAGACTGAGTTTCTGGTGGAGAAGATGAATTGGCCGCTTAAGGCTCTTGTTTCGCGGCCTCAGGTGTATAACTACAGCATGGAGAAAATGATTGTGCCGAGGAGTAACGTGATCGGAGCTCTAATGTCCAGAGGGTTGCTCAGAGATGGAGTAAGTGAACAACCCCCTCCGCTGCCGTCGGTTTTCGCGTGTACAGAGCAGGCGTTTTTGAACAGGTATGTGCTCAAGGTAGATGACGAGGAGCTTGTGGCTGAGCTGATGGCTATCTTCAATGCAGATTCTGGTTCATAG
- the LOC108806813 gene encoding transcription termination factor MTERF4, chloroplastic-like, protein MYSLILHGRRLIEFQKWHPWPNVLSSLSNTFSSASPASDDQKGNTFTVAYLVDSLGFTTKLAESIWKKVTSEANKGDPDSVLNLLKSHGFRDSHISTIITNYPRLLVLDAEKSLSPNLSFLHSRGAPTSEITEILSKVPKILGMKGDKAVGRYYDFVKDIIEADKSSNYKMSCLSPLPEGSRQDNIIRNVLVLRRLGVPQKLLFSLLVSCSHIVSGKERFEESLKKVVEMGFDPRTSRFVEALRIVYQISDKTIEDKVNLYERLGFAMEDVWEMFKKYPFLLAISEKNIFKSFETFMRLAFTRDEFVRMVKHCPQTLGLSSELVKKKTEFLVNNMIWTREDVVANPAAFGYSLEKRIVPRANVIKALMLKGSGIPSVGYVLVCTDEVFLNRYVRKHEDKELVAELMAIFTGE, encoded by the coding sequence ATGTATTCGTTGATTCTCCATGGAAGAAGGTTGATTGAGTTTCAGAAATGGCATCCTTGGCCAAATGTATTGTCTAGTCTTTCCAACACCTTCTCCTCCGCTTCTCCCGCTTCTGATGATCAAAAAGGTAACACCTTTACCGTCGCTTACCTCGTAGATTCTTTAGGTTTCACCACCAAACTCGCTGAATCAATCTGGAAGAAAGTCACCTCAGAGGCCAACAAGGGAGACCCAGACTCCGTTCTCAATCTTCTCAAGAGCCACGGCTTCAGAGACTCTCACATCTCAACCATCATCACAAACTACCCACGACTCCTCGTACTAGACGCTGAGAAATCACTTTCTCCAAATCTCAGCTTTCTCCACTCCAGAGGAGCTCCGACCTCCGAGATCACTGAGATCCTCTCGAAAGTCCCTAAAATCTTGGGGATGAAAGGGGACAAAGCAGTCGGGAGATACTACGATTTCGTCAAAGACATCATCGAAGCCGACAAGAGTTCCAACTACAAAATGTCGTGTCTTTCTCCGCTGCCGGAGGGTTCTAGGCAGGATAATATCATCAGGAACGTGTTGGTTCTGAGACGACTGGGGGTACCTCAGAAGCTGCTCTTCTCCTTGCTCGTCTCGTGTTCCCATATTGTTAGTGGGAAAGAGAGATTCGAAGAATCGCTCAAGAAGGTTGTTGAGATGGGTTTCGATCCGAGGACCTCGAGGTTTGTGGAAGCTCTACGCATTGTTTACCAGATTAGCGACAAGACGATAGAAGACAAGGTTAATCTCTACGAAAGGTTGGGTTTTGCTATGGAAGACGTGTGGGAGATGTTCAAGAAGTATCCGTTTCTGCTGGCGATCTCTgagaagaatatttttaaatcgtTTGAGACGTTTATGCGGCTAGCGTTCACCAGAGATGAGTTTGTGAGGATGGTCAAGCACTGTCCTCAGACTCTTGGGTTGTCTTCGGagttggtgaagaagaagaccGAGTTTCTGGTGAACAACATGATATGGACAAGAGAGGATGTGGTTGCAAACCCTGCGGCGTTTGGATACAGTTTGGAGAAGAGGATTGTCCCAAGGGCTAATGTGATCAAAGCTCTCATGTTGAAAGGAAGTGGTATCCCTTCAGTTGGGTATGTTTTGGTTTGTACAGACGAAGTTTTCTTAAACAGGTATGTGAGGAAGCACGAGGACAAGGAGCTTGTAGCTGAATTGATGGCTATCTTCACCGGAGAGTAG